The DNA sequence CGAGTCCGGCTGGATAGGGCATTCGCTTCGCATCTCTCAAGTGATGACATTGGTTGAGTTATTGGTGACCCAGAGATGTAAAAGTTCACCATAACTTGGAGCGCAAGCTAATGTGGGGGAAAAGCTGAGTCTGAGTCTCCATGCTTTTGTTTGTCTGGTAGATGACGTTGTGTTTGCATGGTGCCATGTCCTCCTTTTGAAACTAATTTGTTTGTTGGGTAATCCTTTTCAGCTATATTGTTGTAGAATTTGTCATTGCCATTCTCCATTAGATGCGTTTGCAGATAGATGGTTATACAGAAATTAGATAACAGAATGCTGTAATATACTTTACGCTGACGTTGTCTGTTCTGGAATTGTCGCCTTTTTGAAAACCGCACAGTGCACAACAAGTTCAGAGACACAGATTGCGTCTAAACCAGTGGGTTAGGTCATCTGTTTTGGTTTTAGATACTTGGAACCCTGAGTCTTCCTTCTCCTTTCACATTTTGCAAATTGTATCTGACAGTATGTTACTCAATTGCGGCTAGGAAGGAGTATTTTGAGATCCCGTGGGCAAGCTTGAGGGCGATGGTTGAGCCATCTGTTGCCGAAAGATCAGTTGTTGACCATGGTGAATACTTCGCGAGTGGCCAGATTGTCTGCTCTGCTGCTGCGGACATTAGAGATGGCGAAGTGTCGACTGCTGATGGCTCCAGGCTCCCATTTGACTATCTTGTCATCGCCACGGGGCACAAAGATTTAGTTCCCAAATCTAGAAGCGAACGGCTTATCCAATACAAAGCAGGTGAGCAATAAAAAGTCTGAAAGTTGATATGACcaccaaagagagagaatattcaAATTCTGGTCATATTAGACAATCCCCACTGTGCACATTATCTGAATGTTATAGTTGATTACATTGATAAATGTAAGAAACATAGCTGGTGTCTGTCTCAAACTGTTGGCAGCGGTTGAATTTTGGTCGTCGTTCTACTCAATAAAACATTTGGGAAGCTTTTGATTTCTTATCCAAGTCATTTGCTCAAGTGACTTATCTTTTCTCTCACATTACAGAGTATGATAAGATAAAATCTTCTAATTCCATCTTGATCGTCGGAGGTGGCCCTACTGGCGTGGAACTTGCCGGTGAAATCAGTGTTGACTTTCCAGATAAGAAGGTGATGTTGGTGCATCGAGGGTCTAGGTTGCTTGAATTTATTGGTCCTAAGGCCTCCCAAAAGACGCTCGACTGGTTGACATCGAGGAGGGTTGAAGTGATCCTGGAACAATCTGTTGATTTGACTAGCGTATCAGATGGCACCTATCAAACATCTGCAGGAGAAACCCTCAAAGCCGATTGCCATTTTTTGTGCACAGGGAAGCCAATTGGTTCATCATGGCTTAGGGAGACTATACTTAAGGATAGCTTGGATACTCGTGGAAGATTGATGGTTGATGAGCAATTAAGGGTTAAAGGTCACAAAAATGTCTTTGCCATAGGAGATATCACAGACATTCCGGTAAGATTGGCCAACTTTACCATGGTCTAGTTTGTTCTACTTAGTTCTTCTTTGTCCCTGTTGTTTGATCTACTGCAGCATTCACGTGTCTCCTAATGCCAGCTATGAAGGGCAATGCTTATATATTTAAATGGATACTTACAACATGCAGAATTAGCATGAATTACCCTTTGATAGTTTTGTTTTAACTTCAGGAAATAAAGCAAGGTTATTTGGCTCAACAACATGCAGAAGTTACCGTCAAGAACTTGAAACTATTAATGactggagggagagagagcaagatGGCTACTTACAGGCCTGGTTCAGCAATCGCTCTTGTTTCGCTCGGCAGGAAAGAGGCTGTGGCGCAGTTTCCCCTGATAACAGTGATCGGATGCCTCCCTGGCATGATCAAATCGGGGGATCTGTTCGTGGGGAAGACGAGGAAACAACTCGGGTTGAACCCATAGTCCTTTCCATGGAGTCGGAAACTAAGATTATGTTGATGTTCGAAGTTGATGCTGTTTTGTTGATCCGGATGTGTGATGTAAAGTCTCCTGATAAGCTTAGGGTGCAGTGTCGAATCTAAGCGTACACATTGAATTatcaattatttcaagaaaCTGGTTAACTGACATTGGTTACTGAAATATTCTAGATTGTGTCCTACTCAGTCCGTAGTCTTCTCGgttttttgtttaactttttttttttttgggtgagatTTTACGTTGTTACGCGATCTTGGTCCTGCCTCCCTTCCGATGATAAAAAGTGACCAACTTTACAATTGAATGGGCTTGCATGAATAAGCCAAAGTTTGGGGaaagcttttgaaaaaaatgcaaaaatcttTAGGTAAAAGGGTTTTTCCAAACATGCAAATAGTATTTGATAAAGTATAATCTAAAGGTACATTGAGAAGTAACTTTGATCTAAATACCATTTGgttctaggaaaaaaaaaaaaaaaactgcacgTTGCAAAGGACTtttgctactttttttttttttaaatctcaatTATGTACCGGTGGAACTCAGGCCACTGGCCAGTGGCCCTAGGAAGCGGTCGCTTGGGGTTGGGCAAGCCGCCGGTGGCTGAGTCCTTCGGCAACATTGACACATTTGTAATTACGAAAGTTTAACCGAGGTAAGGTTGAAAAAGCATGTATGTTTTAGCATTTCGAAAATGTTCAATGCATTTGGGAGGCCTTTGAAAATCAACTGCATCTCCCCAAGACTCTGGCATTACTCATCCTCTGTTGTGCGATCCATGTCGTACCCATCTGTTCATTCGCTGCGATTTTCTGTGGATCAATGCTAAATTATTTGTGTCTTTGCTCAGATTACTAAAAGAAGCTAGATGCTGAACTTAGCTGATGTAAAGGGACAAATAAGAAAGACTCGGCCTGGTCCTGCTCAAGAAGCTGTGAAAGCTCGAGCAATGCGGGATTCTCAAGCAAAAGAGAATGCAAGTCATTTAACGGATTTATTACTTTATCTCACTCAAAGAAAATTTGctcaatcgaaaaaaaaaacaagggttACTATCATGAAAGCTCCGAATTGGTatattcgtgataaatttatcttaaattatttttttattacaaaaaattccaaactgatatacctacgataaatttaccccgaattatttttttgatcacaaaaagtCCAAAACTAGTGCATCTATCATAAATTTACCCCGAACtaatattttgaccacaaaaaatctcaaaccgataaacttgagacaaatttaccctcaattAGTTTTCgtttaaggctccgtttgtttcgcaaaaaacaaCTTCCCAGAACAcgtttttttttggattttctgaTGTTTGGT is a window from the Rhodamnia argentea isolate NSW1041297 chromosome 8, ASM2092103v1, whole genome shotgun sequence genome containing:
- the LOC115755703 gene encoding ferroptosis suppressor protein 1-like isoform X1 — translated: MASSASGESPRRHEKRVVVIGGGVAGSLVAKSLQSFADVVLIDPKEYFEIPWASLRAMVEPSVAERSVVDHGEYFASGQIVCSAAADIRDGEVSTADGSRLPFDYLVIATGHKDLVPKSRSERLIQYKAEYDKIKSSNSILIVGGGPTGVELAGEISVDFPDKKVMLVHRGSRLLEFIGPKASQKTLDWLTSRRVEVILEQSVDLTSVSDGTYQTSAGETLKADCHFLCTGKPIGSSWLRETILKDSLDTRGRLMVDEQLRVKGHKNVFAIGDITDIPEIKQGYLAQQHAEVTVKNLKLLMTGGRESKMATYRPGSAIALVSLGRKEAVAQFPLITVIGCLPGMIKSGDLFVGKTRKQLGLNP
- the LOC115755703 gene encoding ferroptosis suppressor protein 1-like isoform X2 gives rise to the protein MVEPSVAERSVVDHGEYFASGQIVCSAAADIRDGEVSTADGSRLPFDYLVIATGHKDLVPKSRSERLIQYKAEYDKIKSSNSILIVGGGPTGVELAGEISVDFPDKKVMLVHRGSRLLEFIGPKASQKTLDWLTSRRVEVILEQSVDLTSVSDGTYQTSAGETLKADCHFLCTGKPIGSSWLRETILKDSLDTRGRLMVDEQLRVKGHKNVFAIGDITDIPEIKQGYLAQQHAEVTVKNLKLLMTGGRESKMATYRPGSAIALVSLGRKEAVAQFPLITVIGCLPGMIKSGDLFVGKTRKQLGLNP